One part of the Glycine soja cultivar W05 chromosome 11, ASM419377v2, whole genome shotgun sequence genome encodes these proteins:
- the LOC114376845 gene encoding scarecrow-like protein 14 produces MLSTDSLLENFPFVNGPISVFSNQNPESGFKVDDSCSPSESVTDSGPSSGTSSNGEHAESTKHSNPILRYISDILMDEEVDLERKPCMLQDCLRLQAAEKSFYDALVRSYPSSTGQFNDNPDPDDNFGGTTSSESFSSYTTDNSCESDWFNGASDLDSSFLQRSLIDSLEHTYVAPDLFRETQAGVHFSNGAWNLIHLQNKPRAIEDGVMRGSVTATGLREKRSYQMNDISHEEEEKSNKLSAVYLDDSEPSSMFDDVLLCKDGKSPSIFYAGREPSPSQIADSGGSNGKKTRSKKGSNKRTSASATVDLWTLLTQCAQAVASFDQRTANETLKQIRQHSSPYGDGLQRLAHYFADGLEKRLAAGTPKFISFQSASAADMLKAYRVYISASPFLRMSNFLANSTILKLAQNESSIHIIDFGISYGFQWPCLIQRLSERPGGPPKLRMMGIDLPQPGFRPAERVEETGRWLEKYCKRFGVPFEYNCLAQKWETIRLEDLKIDRSEVTVVNCLYRLKNLSDETVTANCPRDALLRLIRRINPNIFMHGIVNGTYNAPFFVTRFREALFHFSSLFDMFEANVPREDPSRLMIEKGLFGRDAINVIACEGAERVERPETYKQWQVRNQRAGFKQLPLAQEHVNRVKEMVKKEYHKDFVVGEDGKWVLQGWKGRILFAVSSWTPA; encoded by the coding sequence ACTGATTCTGGTCCTTCTTCTGGGACAAGCTCGAATGGAGAACATGCAGAGAGTACTAAGCACTCCAATCCCATTCTCAGATACATTAGTGACATCCTCATGGATGAAGAAGTTGATTTGGAGCGAAAACCCTGCATGTTGCAGGATTGTTTGAGACTTCAGGCTGCTGAAAAATCATTCTATGATGCATTGGTTCGTAGTTACCCTTCATCAACTGGTCAATTTAATGATAATCCTGACCCAGATGATAATTTTGGTGGAACTACTAGTTCTGAGAGTTTTAGCAGTTATACCACTGATAATTCATGCGAGTCTGATTGGTTTAACGGTGCTAGTGACTTGGATTCCTCTTTCCTACAAAGATCTCTAATTGATTCTCTGGAACACACATATGTAGCTCCTGATCTGTTTAGAGAGACACAAGCTGGGGTCCATTTTTCAAATGGAGCCTGGAATTTGATTCACTTGCAGAACAAGCCACGTGCTATTGAGGATGGTGTGATGCGGGGTTCTGTAACAGCCACAGGATTGAGGGAGAAGAGGAGCTATCAAATGAATGATATCTCACATGAAGAAGAGGAGAAAAGCAACAAGCTTTCAGCTGTCTACTTGGATGATTCGGAGCCATCTAGCATGTTTGATGATGTGCTGCTGTGTAAGGATGGTAAGAGTCCATCTATTTTTTATGCTGGCCGTGAACCGTCACCATCGCAGATTGCTGACTCAGGAGGATCTAATGGGAAGAAAACACGATCGAAGAAAGGTTCCAACAAGAGGACAAGTGCAAGCGCAACGGTGGATTTATGGACTTTGCTAACTCAATGTGCACAGGCTGTGGCTAGCTTTGACCAAAGGACTGCAAATGAAACACTCAAGCAGATTAGGCAGCACTCTTCACCTTATGGCGATGGACTTCAGCGTTTGGCTCATTACTTTGCCGATGGCCTTGAGAAACGGTTAGCTGCTGGGACACCAAAGTTCATTTCCTTTCAATCAGCATCTGCCGCAGATATGTTGAAAGCCTACAGAGTGTATATCTCAGCATCACCATTTCTCAGGATGTCAAATTTCTTGGCTAACAGCACTATTCTGAAGCTAGCACAAAATGAAAGCAGTATTCACATTATTGACTTTGGGATTAGCTATGGTTTCCAGTGGCCTTGCCTCATCCAACGGCTTTCAGAGAGGCCGGGCGGGCCTCCAAAGCTTCGTATGATGGGAATTGATCTTCCCCAGCCGGGATTTAGGCCGGCGGAAAGGGTTGAGGAGACAGGGCGGTGGCTGGAGAAGTACTGCAAGAGGTTTGGAGTCCCATTTGAGTACAATTGCCTTGCACAAAAATGGGAAACTATAAGACTTGAAGACCTCAAAATTGATAGGAGTGAAGTAACTGTGGTTAACTGTTTGTACAGATTGAAGAACCTATCCGATGAAACCGTGACTGCCAACTGTCCAAGAGATGCTTTGCTGAGGTTGATCAGGAGGATCAATCCAAACATCTTCATGCACGGGATCGTCAACGGCACTTACAATGCACCGTTTTTCGTGACAAGGTTCAGGGAAGCACTCTTCCACTTCTCATCATTGTTTGACATGTTTGAAGCCAATGTGCCTCGTGAAGATCCATCTAGGCTTATGATTGAGAAAGGGTTGTTTGGAAGGGATGCAATCAATGTGATAGCATGTGAGGGGGCAGAGAGGGTTGAAAGGCCAGAAACCTACAAGCAGTGGCAAGTCAGGAACCAGAGAGCAGGGTTCAAGCAACTTCCATTGGCCCAAGAGCATGTGAATAGAGTGAAGGAAATGGTGAAGAAGGAATACCATAAAGATTTTGTAGTTGGTGAGGATGGCAAGTGGGTTTTGCAAGGATGGAAAGGGCGAATTCTTTTTGCTGTTTCTTCTTGGACTCCTGCTTGA